One window of the Bubalus bubalis isolate 160015118507 breed Murrah chromosome 8, NDDB_SH_1, whole genome shotgun sequence genome contains the following:
- the TCAF2 gene encoding TRPM8 channel-associated factor 2 isoform X1, whose protein sequence is MATTPAAAFEALMDGVTSWEVPESPVPSELLLTGEAAFPVMVNDKGQVLIAASFYGRGRLVVVSHEGYLLDAGLAPFLLNAVRWLSPSPGAPVGVHPSLASLAHILEGSGVEAQVHPEPAEPLEVYCISAYNDTMTAELIQFVKRGGGLLIGGQAWYWASQHGSDKVLSEFPGNQVTSVAGVYFTDTYGDTGRFKVSKKVPKIPVQVRCGEDLRQDQQQLLEGISELDIGTRGLPSQLLVHGALAFPLGLDASLRCFLAAARYGQGRVVLAAHEGMLSNPSLGPFLLNAVRWLAKGQTGKVGVNTSLEKLHTLLLEHGLECSLEPHLTSDVCVYCCTAYSDKEAKRLQEFVAEGGGLLIGGHAWWWASQNPGRSALADFPGNLILNSFGLSILPWTLDPGCFPVPSADSLNYHFRKALSEFQANLNLEGGNLEKNWLAKLRVDGAAFLQIPAKGVPAYASLHRLLRKQLRLRLSGFPAVSRENPVAGDSCEAVVLCLATELARSGTDCSELAQGLGAWSCGSNLCPSEHTVEIDARNPSDDAWMSTGLYLPNGQLTEVSLCEAAACAGLKLQIGCHTDDLMSASKLSRAPVVTHQCHMDRTEQSVSNLWGGLLYVIVPTGCNLGPVSITIKRAVPAPYYKLGETSLEAWRSCIQESPAPWGELATDNIILTVPTADLRALEDPEPLLRLWDEMMEAIARLAAQPFPFRRPERIVADVQISAGWMHSGYPIMCHLESVSELIDEMGMRSHGLWGPVHELGHNQQRKEWELPPHTTEATCNLWSVYVHETVLGIPRAQAHPALSPPERENRIKTHLEKGAPLCDWGVWTALETYLQLQEAFGWEPFTQLFAEYQTLSDIPNDNPGKMNLWVRKFSEKVQKNLAPFFEAWGWPVEEEVASSLACLPEWEENPMRMYI, encoded by the exons ATGGCGACAACTCCTGCGGCTGCCTTTGAGGCCCTCATGGATGGAGTGACAAGCTGGGAGGTACCCGAAAGCCCTGTTCCCAGTGAACTCCTTCTTACTGGAGAGGCTGCCTTCCCAGTGATGGTGAACGATAAAGGCCAGGTCCTCATCGCGGCCTCCTTCTATGGCCGAGGCCGCCTGGTGGTGGTGTCGCACGAGGGCTATCTGCTGGATGCCGGCCTGGCCCCGTTTCTTCTCAATGCAGTGCGCtggctctctccctctcctggggcGCCTGTTGGCGTGCACCCATCGCTGGCATCACTAGCACACATCCTGGAGGGCTCCGGGGTGGAGGCACAGGTTCACCCAGAACCAGCAGAACCCCTGGAGGTTTACTGCATCAGTGCCTACAATGACACCATGACTGCAGAACTGATCCAGTTTGTGAAACGTGGTGGGGGCTTGCTCATCGGGGGCCAGGCCTGGTACTGGGCCAGTCAGCACGGTAGTGACAAGGTGCTGTCCGAGTTCCCAGGGAACCAGGTGACCAGTGTGGCCGGAGTGTACTTCACTGACACCTATGGGGACACAGGCCGCTTCAAGGTCTCCAAGAAGGTGCCCAAGATCCCTGTCCAGGTCAG GTGTGGGGAGGACCTCAGGCAGGATCAGCAGCAGCTCCTGGAAGGGATCTCGGAGCTTGACATCGGGACGAGGGGACTCCCCTCGCAGCTGCTGGTGCACGGGGCCCTGGCCTTCCCCCTGGGCTTAGATGCCTCTCTCCGATGCTTCCTGGCAGCTGCCCGCTATGGCCAGGGCCGGGTGGTCCTGGCTGCCCATGAGGGCATGCTCTCTAATCCCAGTTTAGGACCCTTTTTACTCAATGCTGTGCGCTGGCTGGCCAAAGGCCAGACAGGCAAAGTTGGGGTGAACACCAGTCTAGAAAAACTGCACACCCTGCTGTTGGAGCATGGTCTTGAGTGCAGTCTTGAGCCCCATCTGACAAGTGACGTGTGCGTCTACTGCTGTACAGCTTACAGCGACAAGGAGGCTAAGAGGCTGCAGGAGTTTGTGGCCGAGGGTGGGGGCTTGCTGATCGGGGGCCACGCCTGGTGGTGGGCCTCCCAGAACCCTGGCCGCTCCGCGTTGGCTGATTTCCCCGGTAACCTCATACTGAACAGCTTTGGCCTCAGCATCCTACCTTGGACCTTGGACCCGGGCTGTTTCCCGGTCCCTTCCGCCGACAGCCTGAACTACCACTTCCGCAAGGCGCTGTCTGAATTCCAGGCTAACTTGAACCTCGAGGGTGGCAACTTGGAGAAGAACTGGCTGGCGAAACTGAGAGTGGATGGAGCTGCCTTCCTCCAGATTCCCGCAAAGGGGGTCCCTGCCTATGCCTCCCTGCACCGGCTCCTGAGGAAGCAGCTGCGGCTTCGTCTTTCGGGATTCCCAGCTGTGAGCCGGGAGAACCCGGTGGCCGGTGACTCCTGTGAGGCGGTGGTGCTCTGCCTGGCCACAGAGCTGGCGCGCTCCGGCACTGACTGCTCCGAGCTGGCACAGGGGCTTGGAGCCTGGTCCTGCGGCTCCAATCTGTGCCCATCAGAACACACAGTGGAGATCGATGCACGCAACCCAA GCGATGATGCCTGGATGAGTACAGGGCTTTACCTCCCAAACGGACAACTTACAGAAGTCTCCTTGTGTGAAGCTGCAGCTTGCGCCGGCCTGAAG TTACAGATTGGCTGCCACACCGATGACTTGATGAGTGCCAGCAAGCTGTCTCGAGCCCCCGTGGTGACTCACCAGTGCCATATGGACAGGACCGAACAGTCAGTCTCCAACCTCTGGGGCGGCCTTCTCTACGTCATCGTGCCCACGGGCTGTAACCTGGGGCCCGTGTCCATCACCATCAAGAGGGCTGTGCCTGCCCCGTATTACAAGCTGG GTGAGACATCCCTGGAGGCGTGGAGGAGCTGTATTCAGGAGAGCCCGGCTCCCTGGGGAGAGCTCGCGACAGACAACATTATCTTGACCGTGCCGACTGCAGACCTGCGGGCCCTGGAGGACCCAGAGCCCTTGCTCCGCCTCTGGGATGAGATGATGGAGGCTATAGCCAGGCTGGCAGCCCAGCCCTTCCCTTTCCGCCGTCCAGAGAGGATTGTTGCTGATGTGCAGATCTCAGCCG GCTGGATGCACTCGGGCTACCCCATCATGTGCCACCTGGAGTCAGTGTCGGAGCTCATCGATGAGATGGGCATGAGAAGCCACGGACTCTGGGGCCCCGTGCATGAGCTGGGCCACAACCAGCAGCGGAAGGAGTGGGAGCTCCCCCCGCACACCACTGAGGCCACCTGCAACCTGTGGTCGGTGTACGTGCACGAGACGGTCCTGGGCATCCCCAGGGCTCAGGCCCACCCCGCTCTGAGCCCTCCAGAACGGGAGAATAGGATCAAAAcacacctggagaagggagcccCCCTGTGCGACTGGGGAGTGTGGACAGCTCTGGAAACATATCTGCAG CTCCAGGAGGCCTTTGGGTGGGAGCCGTTCACCCAGCTCTTTGCTGAGTACCAGACCCTCTCTGACATCCCCAATGACAATCCTGGCAAGATGAACCTGTGGGTGAGGAAGTTCTCTGAAAAGGTGCAGAAGAACCTGGCTCCGTTCTTTGAGGCCTGGGGCTGGCCCGTCGAGGAGGAAGTGGCTTCTAGCCTGGCCTGTCTGCCTGAGTGGGAAGAAAATCCCATGAGGATGTACATCTAG
- the TCAF2 gene encoding TRPM8 channel-associated factor 2 isoform X2, which produces MATTPAAAFEALMDGVTSWEVPESPVPSELLLTGEAAFPVMVNDKGQVLIAASFYGRGRLVVVSHEGYLLDAGLAPFLLNAVRWLSPSPGAPVGVHPSLASLAHILEGSGVEAQVHPEPAEPLEVYCISAYNDTMTAELIQFVKRGGGLLIGGQAWYWASQHGSDKVLSEFPGNQVTSVAGVYFTDTYGDTGRFKVSKKVPKIPVQVRCGEDLRQDQQQLLEGISELDIGTRGLPSQLLVHGALAFPLGLDASLRCFLAAARYGQGRVVLAAHEGMLSNPSLGPFLLNAVRWLAKGQTGKVGVNTSLEKLHTLLLEHGLECSLEPHLTSDVCVYCCTAYSDKEAKRLQEFVAEGGGLLIGGHAWWWASQNPGRSALADFPGNLILNSFGLSILPWTLDPGCFPVPSADSLNYHFRKALSEFQANLNLEGGNLEKNWLAKLRVDGAAFLQIPAKGVPAYASLHRLLRKQLRLRLSGFPAVSRENPVAGDSCEAVVLCLATELARSGTDCSELAQGLGAWSCGSNLCPSEHTVEIDARNPSDDAWMSTGLYLPNGQLTEVSLCEAAACAGLKLQIGCHTDDLMSASKLSRAPVVTHQCHMDRTEQSVSNLWGGLLYVIVPTGCNLGPVSITIKRAVPAPYYKLGETSLEAWRSCIQESPAPWGELATDNIILTVPTADLRALEDPEPLLRLWDEMMEAIARLAAQPFPFRRPERIVADVQISAAPGGLWVGAVHPALC; this is translated from the exons ATGGCGACAACTCCTGCGGCTGCCTTTGAGGCCCTCATGGATGGAGTGACAAGCTGGGAGGTACCCGAAAGCCCTGTTCCCAGTGAACTCCTTCTTACTGGAGAGGCTGCCTTCCCAGTGATGGTGAACGATAAAGGCCAGGTCCTCATCGCGGCCTCCTTCTATGGCCGAGGCCGCCTGGTGGTGGTGTCGCACGAGGGCTATCTGCTGGATGCCGGCCTGGCCCCGTTTCTTCTCAATGCAGTGCGCtggctctctccctctcctggggcGCCTGTTGGCGTGCACCCATCGCTGGCATCACTAGCACACATCCTGGAGGGCTCCGGGGTGGAGGCACAGGTTCACCCAGAACCAGCAGAACCCCTGGAGGTTTACTGCATCAGTGCCTACAATGACACCATGACTGCAGAACTGATCCAGTTTGTGAAACGTGGTGGGGGCTTGCTCATCGGGGGCCAGGCCTGGTACTGGGCCAGTCAGCACGGTAGTGACAAGGTGCTGTCCGAGTTCCCAGGGAACCAGGTGACCAGTGTGGCCGGAGTGTACTTCACTGACACCTATGGGGACACAGGCCGCTTCAAGGTCTCCAAGAAGGTGCCCAAGATCCCTGTCCAGGTCAG GTGTGGGGAGGACCTCAGGCAGGATCAGCAGCAGCTCCTGGAAGGGATCTCGGAGCTTGACATCGGGACGAGGGGACTCCCCTCGCAGCTGCTGGTGCACGGGGCCCTGGCCTTCCCCCTGGGCTTAGATGCCTCTCTCCGATGCTTCCTGGCAGCTGCCCGCTATGGCCAGGGCCGGGTGGTCCTGGCTGCCCATGAGGGCATGCTCTCTAATCCCAGTTTAGGACCCTTTTTACTCAATGCTGTGCGCTGGCTGGCCAAAGGCCAGACAGGCAAAGTTGGGGTGAACACCAGTCTAGAAAAACTGCACACCCTGCTGTTGGAGCATGGTCTTGAGTGCAGTCTTGAGCCCCATCTGACAAGTGACGTGTGCGTCTACTGCTGTACAGCTTACAGCGACAAGGAGGCTAAGAGGCTGCAGGAGTTTGTGGCCGAGGGTGGGGGCTTGCTGATCGGGGGCCACGCCTGGTGGTGGGCCTCCCAGAACCCTGGCCGCTCCGCGTTGGCTGATTTCCCCGGTAACCTCATACTGAACAGCTTTGGCCTCAGCATCCTACCTTGGACCTTGGACCCGGGCTGTTTCCCGGTCCCTTCCGCCGACAGCCTGAACTACCACTTCCGCAAGGCGCTGTCTGAATTCCAGGCTAACTTGAACCTCGAGGGTGGCAACTTGGAGAAGAACTGGCTGGCGAAACTGAGAGTGGATGGAGCTGCCTTCCTCCAGATTCCCGCAAAGGGGGTCCCTGCCTATGCCTCCCTGCACCGGCTCCTGAGGAAGCAGCTGCGGCTTCGTCTTTCGGGATTCCCAGCTGTGAGCCGGGAGAACCCGGTGGCCGGTGACTCCTGTGAGGCGGTGGTGCTCTGCCTGGCCACAGAGCTGGCGCGCTCCGGCACTGACTGCTCCGAGCTGGCACAGGGGCTTGGAGCCTGGTCCTGCGGCTCCAATCTGTGCCCATCAGAACACACAGTGGAGATCGATGCACGCAACCCAA GCGATGATGCCTGGATGAGTACAGGGCTTTACCTCCCAAACGGACAACTTACAGAAGTCTCCTTGTGTGAAGCTGCAGCTTGCGCCGGCCTGAAG TTACAGATTGGCTGCCACACCGATGACTTGATGAGTGCCAGCAAGCTGTCTCGAGCCCCCGTGGTGACTCACCAGTGCCATATGGACAGGACCGAACAGTCAGTCTCCAACCTCTGGGGCGGCCTTCTCTACGTCATCGTGCCCACGGGCTGTAACCTGGGGCCCGTGTCCATCACCATCAAGAGGGCTGTGCCTGCCCCGTATTACAAGCTGG GTGAGACATCCCTGGAGGCGTGGAGGAGCTGTATTCAGGAGAGCCCGGCTCCCTGGGGAGAGCTCGCGACAGACAACATTATCTTGACCGTGCCGACTGCAGACCTGCGGGCCCTGGAGGACCCAGAGCCCTTGCTCCGCCTCTGGGATGAGATGATGGAGGCTATAGCCAGGCTGGCAGCCCAGCCCTTCCCTTTCCGCCGTCCAGAGAGGATTGTTGCTGATGTGCAGATCTCAGCCG CTCCAGGAGGCCTTTGGGTGGGAGCCGTTCACCCAGCTCTTTGCTGA
- the TCAF2 gene encoding TRPM8 channel-associated factor 2 isoform X3: protein MATTPAAAFEALMDGVTSWEVPESPVPSELLLTGEAAFPVMVNDKGQVLIAASFYGRGRLVVVSHEGYLLDAGLAPFLLNAVRWLSPSPGAPVGVHPSLASLAHILEGSGVEAQVHPEPAEPLEVYCISAYNDTMTAELIQFVKRGGGLLIGGQAWYWASQHGSDKVLSEFPGNQVTSVAGVYFTDTYGDTGRFKVSKKVPKIPVQVRCGEDLRQDQQQLLEGISELDIGTRGLPSQLLVHGALAFPLGLDASLRCFLAAARYGQGRVVLAAHEGMLSNPSLGPFLLNAVRWLAKGQTGKVGVNTSLEKLHTLLLEHGLECSLEPHLTSDVCVYCCTAYSDKEAKRLQEFVAEGGGLLIGGHAWWWASQNPGRSALADFPGNLILNSFGLSILPWTLDPGCFPVPSADSLNYHFRKALSEFQANLNLEGGNLEKNWLAKLRVDGAAFLQIPAKGVPAYASLHRLLRKQLRLRLSGFPAVSRENPVAGDSCEAVVLCLATELARSGTDCSELAQGLGAWSCGSNLCPSEHTVEIDARNPSDDAWMSTGLYLPNGQLTEVSLCEAAACAGLKLQIGCHTDDLMSASKLSRAPVVTHQCHMDRTEQSVSNLWGGLLYVIVPTGCNLGPVSITIKRAVPAPYYKLGETSLEAWRSCIQESPAPWGELATDNIILTVPTADLRALEDPEPLLRLWDEMMEAIARLAAQPFPFRRPERIVADVQISAVSLSGFGIRVMTAS, encoded by the exons ATGGCGACAACTCCTGCGGCTGCCTTTGAGGCCCTCATGGATGGAGTGACAAGCTGGGAGGTACCCGAAAGCCCTGTTCCCAGTGAACTCCTTCTTACTGGAGAGGCTGCCTTCCCAGTGATGGTGAACGATAAAGGCCAGGTCCTCATCGCGGCCTCCTTCTATGGCCGAGGCCGCCTGGTGGTGGTGTCGCACGAGGGCTATCTGCTGGATGCCGGCCTGGCCCCGTTTCTTCTCAATGCAGTGCGCtggctctctccctctcctggggcGCCTGTTGGCGTGCACCCATCGCTGGCATCACTAGCACACATCCTGGAGGGCTCCGGGGTGGAGGCACAGGTTCACCCAGAACCAGCAGAACCCCTGGAGGTTTACTGCATCAGTGCCTACAATGACACCATGACTGCAGAACTGATCCAGTTTGTGAAACGTGGTGGGGGCTTGCTCATCGGGGGCCAGGCCTGGTACTGGGCCAGTCAGCACGGTAGTGACAAGGTGCTGTCCGAGTTCCCAGGGAACCAGGTGACCAGTGTGGCCGGAGTGTACTTCACTGACACCTATGGGGACACAGGCCGCTTCAAGGTCTCCAAGAAGGTGCCCAAGATCCCTGTCCAGGTCAG GTGTGGGGAGGACCTCAGGCAGGATCAGCAGCAGCTCCTGGAAGGGATCTCGGAGCTTGACATCGGGACGAGGGGACTCCCCTCGCAGCTGCTGGTGCACGGGGCCCTGGCCTTCCCCCTGGGCTTAGATGCCTCTCTCCGATGCTTCCTGGCAGCTGCCCGCTATGGCCAGGGCCGGGTGGTCCTGGCTGCCCATGAGGGCATGCTCTCTAATCCCAGTTTAGGACCCTTTTTACTCAATGCTGTGCGCTGGCTGGCCAAAGGCCAGACAGGCAAAGTTGGGGTGAACACCAGTCTAGAAAAACTGCACACCCTGCTGTTGGAGCATGGTCTTGAGTGCAGTCTTGAGCCCCATCTGACAAGTGACGTGTGCGTCTACTGCTGTACAGCTTACAGCGACAAGGAGGCTAAGAGGCTGCAGGAGTTTGTGGCCGAGGGTGGGGGCTTGCTGATCGGGGGCCACGCCTGGTGGTGGGCCTCCCAGAACCCTGGCCGCTCCGCGTTGGCTGATTTCCCCGGTAACCTCATACTGAACAGCTTTGGCCTCAGCATCCTACCTTGGACCTTGGACCCGGGCTGTTTCCCGGTCCCTTCCGCCGACAGCCTGAACTACCACTTCCGCAAGGCGCTGTCTGAATTCCAGGCTAACTTGAACCTCGAGGGTGGCAACTTGGAGAAGAACTGGCTGGCGAAACTGAGAGTGGATGGAGCTGCCTTCCTCCAGATTCCCGCAAAGGGGGTCCCTGCCTATGCCTCCCTGCACCGGCTCCTGAGGAAGCAGCTGCGGCTTCGTCTTTCGGGATTCCCAGCTGTGAGCCGGGAGAACCCGGTGGCCGGTGACTCCTGTGAGGCGGTGGTGCTCTGCCTGGCCACAGAGCTGGCGCGCTCCGGCACTGACTGCTCCGAGCTGGCACAGGGGCTTGGAGCCTGGTCCTGCGGCTCCAATCTGTGCCCATCAGAACACACAGTGGAGATCGATGCACGCAACCCAA GCGATGATGCCTGGATGAGTACAGGGCTTTACCTCCCAAACGGACAACTTACAGAAGTCTCCTTGTGTGAAGCTGCAGCTTGCGCCGGCCTGAAG TTACAGATTGGCTGCCACACCGATGACTTGATGAGTGCCAGCAAGCTGTCTCGAGCCCCCGTGGTGACTCACCAGTGCCATATGGACAGGACCGAACAGTCAGTCTCCAACCTCTGGGGCGGCCTTCTCTACGTCATCGTGCCCACGGGCTGTAACCTGGGGCCCGTGTCCATCACCATCAAGAGGGCTGTGCCTGCCCCGTATTACAAGCTGG GTGAGACATCCCTGGAGGCGTGGAGGAGCTGTATTCAGGAGAGCCCGGCTCCCTGGGGAGAGCTCGCGACAGACAACATTATCTTGACCGTGCCGACTGCAGACCTGCGGGCCCTGGAGGACCCAGAGCCCTTGCTCCGCCTCTGGGATGAGATGATGGAGGCTATAGCCAGGCTGGCAGCCCAGCCCTTCCCTTTCCGCCGTCCAGAGAGGATTGTTGCTGATGTGCAGATCTCAGCCG TGTCCTTGTCTGGTTTCGGTATCAGAGTGATGACAGCTTCCTAG